In the Streptomyces formicae genome, one interval contains:
- a CDS encoding 4-hydroxy-3-methylbut-2-enyl diphosphate reductase, translating into MTATPGTRRVLLAAPRGYCAGVDRAVIAVEKALEQYGAPIYVRHEIVHNKYVVQTLEKKGAIFVDQTVEVPEGSIVMFSAHGVAPTVHAEAAERKLATIDATCPLVTKVHKEAVRFAKEDYDILLIGHEGHEEVIGTSGEAPDHITLVDGPDDVANVEVRDPDKVVWLSQTTLSVDETMETVDALKGKYPNLLSPPSDDICYATQNRQIAVKKLAEDAELVIVVGSKNSSNSIRMVEVALEAGTPASHLVDNAEEIDEAWLEGVTTVGLTSGASVPDVLVDGVIEWLAERGYGDVETVKTAEESITFSLPKELRRDLRAEAAELSQR; encoded by the coding sequence ATGACTGCAACGCCTGGCACCCGCCGTGTCCTGCTCGCCGCTCCCCGTGGCTACTGCGCGGGCGTGGACCGTGCCGTGATCGCCGTCGAGAAGGCCCTGGAGCAGTACGGGGCCCCGATCTACGTCCGCCACGAGATCGTCCACAACAAGTACGTGGTGCAGACCCTGGAGAAGAAGGGCGCCATCTTCGTCGACCAGACGGTGGAGGTCCCCGAGGGCTCCATCGTGATGTTCTCGGCGCACGGCGTGGCCCCGACCGTCCACGCGGAGGCCGCGGAGCGCAAGCTCGCCACCATCGACGCCACCTGCCCGCTGGTCACCAAGGTCCACAAGGAAGCGGTCCGGTTCGCCAAGGAGGACTACGACATCCTCCTGATCGGGCACGAGGGCCACGAGGAAGTCATCGGCACGTCCGGCGAGGCGCCCGACCACATCACGCTGGTCGACGGCCCCGACGACGTGGCGAACGTCGAGGTCCGCGACCCCGACAAGGTCGTCTGGCTCTCCCAGACCACCCTCTCCGTGGACGAGACCATGGAGACGGTCGACGCCCTCAAGGGCAAGTACCCGAACCTCCTCTCGCCGCCCAGCGACGACATCTGCTACGCCACGCAGAACCGCCAGATCGCGGTGAAGAAGCTCGCCGAGGACGCCGAGCTCGTCATCGTCGTCGGCTCCAAGAACTCCTCGAACTCGATCCGCATGGTCGAGGTCGCCCTGGAGGCGGGCACGCCCGCGTCGCACCTGGTGGACAACGCCGAGGAGATCGACGAGGCCTGGCTGGAGGGCGTGACCACGGTCGGCCTGACCTCCGGCGCCTCCGTGCCGGACGTCCTGGTGGACGGCGTCATCGAATGGCTGGCCGAGCGCGGGTACGGCGACGTGGAGACCGTGAAGACCGCCGAGGAGTCGATCACCTTCTCGCTGCCCAAGGAGCTCCGCAGGGACCTGCGCGCCGAGGCGGCCGAGCTGTCACAGCGGTGA
- a CDS encoding fumarate hydratase, with amino-acid sequence MPEFAYSDLLPLGEDTTPYRLVTAEGVSTFEADGRTFLKVDPEALRKLAAEAIHDIQHYLRPAHLAQLRRIVDDPEASGNDKFVALDLLKNANIAAAGVLPMCQDTGTAIVMGKRGQNVLTEGGDEEALSHGIYDAYTKLNLRYSQMAPLTMWEEKNTGSNLPAQIELYATDGGAYKFLFMAKGGGSANKSFLYQETKAVLNESSMMKFLEEKIRSLGTAACPPYHLAIVVGGTSAEFALKTAKYASAHYLDELPAEGSATGHGFRDKELEEKVFELTQKIGIGAQFGGKYFCHDVRVVRLPRHGASLPVAIAVSCSADRQATAKITAEGVFLEQLETDPARFLPETEDSHLDESADVVKIDLNQPMDDILAELTKHPVKTRLSLTGPLVVARDIAHAKIKERLDAGEEMPQYLKDHPVYYAGPAKTPEGYASGSFGPTTAGRMDSYVEQFQAAGGSKVMLAKGNRSKQVTDACDAHGGFYLGSIGGPAARLAQECIKKVEVVEYEELGMEAVWKIEVEDFPAFIVVDDKGNDFFQNPAPEPTFTHIPVRGPGQA; translated from the coding sequence ATGCCAGAGTTTGCGTACTCCGATCTGCTCCCGCTGGGAGAGGACACCACCCCGTACCGGCTGGTGACCGCCGAGGGTGTCTCCACCTTCGAGGCCGACGGGCGGACGTTCCTCAAGGTCGATCCGGAGGCGCTGCGCAAGCTCGCCGCCGAGGCGATCCACGACATCCAGCACTACCTGCGGCCCGCGCACCTGGCCCAGCTGCGGCGCATCGTCGACGACCCGGAGGCGTCGGGCAACGACAAGTTCGTGGCGCTCGACCTGCTGAAGAACGCGAACATCGCGGCGGCGGGCGTGCTCCCCATGTGCCAGGACACCGGCACCGCGATCGTGATGGGCAAGCGCGGCCAGAACGTCCTCACGGAGGGCGGCGACGAGGAAGCGCTCTCGCACGGCATCTACGACGCGTACACGAAGCTGAACCTGCGCTACTCCCAGATGGCCCCGCTGACCATGTGGGAGGAGAAGAACACCGGCTCCAACCTGCCCGCCCAGATCGAGCTGTACGCGACCGACGGCGGCGCCTACAAGTTCCTCTTCATGGCCAAGGGCGGCGGCTCGGCGAACAAGTCGTTCCTCTACCAGGAGACGAAGGCCGTCCTGAACGAGTCCTCCATGATGAAGTTCCTGGAGGAGAAGATCCGCTCGCTGGGCACGGCCGCGTGCCCGCCGTACCACCTGGCGATCGTCGTGGGCGGCACGAGCGCCGAGTTCGCCCTGAAGACCGCGAAGTACGCCTCCGCGCACTACCTGGACGAGCTGCCCGCCGAGGGCTCGGCGACGGGCCACGGCTTCCGCGACAAGGAGCTCGAGGAGAAGGTCTTCGAGCTCACCCAGAAGATCGGCATCGGCGCGCAGTTCGGCGGCAAGTACTTCTGCCACGACGTGCGCGTGGTGCGCCTGCCCCGGCACGGCGCCTCGCTGCCCGTCGCGATCGCCGTCTCCTGCTCGGCCGACCGCCAGGCCACCGCGAAGATCACCGCCGAGGGCGTCTTCCTCGAGCAGCTGGAGACGGACCCGGCGCGCTTCCTTCCCGAGACCGAGGACTCCCACCTGGACGAGTCGGCCGACGTCGTGAAGATCGACCTCAACCAGCCGATGGACGACATCCTCGCCGAGCTGACCAAGCACCCGGTGAAGACCCGGCTCTCCCTCACCGGCCCGCTCGTCGTGGCCCGCGACATCGCGCACGCCAAGATCAAGGAGCGGCTCGACGCGGGCGAGGAGATGCCGCAGTACCTGAAGGACCACCCCGTCTACTACGCCGGTCCCGCGAAGACCCCCGAGGGCTACGCGTCCGGCTCCTTCGGGCCGACGACGGCGGGCCGGATGGACTCCTACGTAGAACAGTTCCAGGCCGCGGGCGGCTCCAAGGTCATGCTGGCCAAGGGCAACCGGAGCAAGCAGGTCACCGACGCGTGCGACGCGCACGGCGGCTTCTACCTGGGCTCGATCGGCGGCCCCGCCGCGCGCCTCGCGCAGGAGTGCATCAAGAAGGTCGAGGTCGTCGAGTACGAGGAGCTCGGCATGGAGGCGGTCTGGAAGATCGAGGTCGAGGACTTCCCCGCGTTCATCGTCGTCGACGACAAGGGCAACGACTTCTTCCAGAACCCCGCTCCGGAGCCGACGTTCACGCACATCCCGGTGCGCGGTCCCGGCCAGGCGTAG
- the xseA gene encoding exodeoxyribonuclease VII large subunit: MALNTSADTPLPVGEVSRLIGGWIDRLGAIWVEGQITQLSRRPGAGVVFMTLRDPSHDISVSVTCYRQVFDAVADVVSEGARVVVHAKPEWYAPRGQLSLRAAEIKPVGVGELLARIEQLKKSLAAEGLFAPERKKTLPFLPQLIGLVTGRASAAERDVLENARHRWPAVRFEVRNVPVQGVHAVPQVVQAVQDLDALDAVDVIIVARGGGSVEDLLPFSDEQLVRAVASCRTPVVSAIGHEPDNPLLDHVADLRASTPTDAAKKVVPDVGEEYERVRWLRDRARRSVDAYLDREERGLAHALARPSMEHPHRMIEEREEQVAALVDRSRRTLGHLLDRAGSELTHTHARVVALSPAATLQRGYAVLQKTDGSVVRDPEEVGADEELRARVAGGEFTVRTTQDDI; the protein is encoded by the coding sequence ATGGCTCTCAACACGTCCGCGGACACCCCGCTACCCGTCGGGGAGGTGTCACGCCTCATCGGCGGCTGGATCGACCGGCTCGGTGCCATCTGGGTCGAGGGGCAGATCACGCAGCTGTCCCGCAGGCCGGGCGCGGGCGTCGTCTTCATGACGCTGCGCGACCCGTCGCACGACATCTCGGTGAGCGTGACCTGTTACCGCCAGGTGTTCGACGCCGTGGCGGACGTCGTCTCCGAGGGCGCGCGCGTCGTGGTGCACGCCAAGCCCGAGTGGTACGCGCCGCGTGGCCAGCTCTCCCTGCGGGCCGCGGAGATAAAGCCGGTCGGCGTCGGTGAACTGCTCGCGCGGATCGAGCAGTTGAAGAAGAGCCTGGCAGCCGAGGGGCTCTTCGCGCCCGAGCGCAAGAAGACGCTGCCCTTCCTGCCGCAGCTCATCGGGCTCGTCACGGGCCGCGCGTCGGCCGCCGAGCGCGACGTTTTGGAGAACGCGCGCCACCGCTGGCCCGCCGTCCGCTTCGAGGTGCGCAACGTGCCCGTCCAGGGCGTGCACGCGGTGCCGCAGGTCGTCCAGGCCGTGCAGGACCTCGACGCGCTCGACGCGGTCGACGTGATCATCGTGGCGCGGGGCGGCGGCAGCGTGGAGGACCTGCTGCCGTTCTCGGACGAGCAGCTGGTGCGGGCGGTGGCGTCCTGTCGTACGCCCGTCGTGTCGGCGATCGGCCACGAACCGGACAACCCCCTGCTCGACCACGTGGCCGACCTGCGCGCCTCCACGCCGACCGACGCGGCCAAGAAGGTCGTGCCGGACGTCGGCGAGGAGTACGAGCGCGTGCGGTGGCTGCGGGACCGCGCGCGGCGCAGCGTGGACGCCTACCTCGACCGCGAGGAGCGCGGCCTCGCGCACGCCCTGGCCAGGCCCTCGATGGAGCATCCGCACCGGATGATCGAGGAGCGCGAGGAGCAGGTGGCCGCGCTCGTCGACCGCAGCCGCCGCACGCTCGGGCACCTCCTGGACCGGGCGGGCTCCGAGCTGACGCACACCCACGCGCGCGTGGTGGCCCTCTCCCCCGCCGCGACCCTCCAGCGGGGGTACGCGGTGCTGCAGAAGACGGACGGCTCCGTGGTCCGCGACCCCGAAGAGGTGGGCGCCGACGAGGAGTTGCGGGCCCGCGTCGCCGGGGGCGAATTCACCGTACGAACCACACAGGACGACATTTAG
- a CDS encoding APC family permease, with amino-acid sequence MSGQSASTGVPAGGATPADGEGLRRSLGFRDLVVYGLLFIAPMAPVGVFGTLDAKSHGAVALVYLIATVAMAFTAFSYAQMVRVVPLAGSVFAYARVGLGNGPGFIAGWMAMLDYLLIPAVAYLFSGIAMNSLVPSVSRWVWTALAVLITTALNLWGVRAAARVGFAVLAMEVVVLLVFVVAAVVVLVQDGARRGWLSPLTGDGSQGAFALSAVVGAVSIAVLSYLGFDAIATFAEEVTGGSAKVARAVLICLALAGFLFILQTYLVALLEPLSSAELAADPAKQGTAFYDTSEAASGVWLSKLVAVSKAIGAAFAALAGQAAAGRLLFAMARDRRLPKALSRTDSGTPRIALLCAAVVTMVAAVWAARRDDGMDHLVSVVDIGALTAFLLLHASVVGWFAVRQRDAGFSWWRHILIPVLGAAIVVAVIWEAAGSAQVVGAIWLAVGLVVLFVQRRGRREPSAP; translated from the coding sequence ATGTCCGGACAGTCCGCAAGTACCGGAGTCCCCGCAGGGGGCGCCACACCCGCCGATGGCGAAGGGCTGCGGCGAAGTCTGGGCTTCCGGGACCTCGTGGTCTACGGCCTGCTCTTCATCGCTCCGATGGCCCCGGTCGGTGTCTTCGGGACGCTCGACGCGAAGTCGCACGGCGCGGTCGCCCTCGTCTATCTGATCGCCACGGTCGCGATGGCGTTCACCGCGTTCAGCTACGCGCAGATGGTGCGGGTGGTCCCCCTGGCGGGCTCCGTGTTCGCCTACGCGCGCGTGGGGCTCGGGAACGGGCCCGGTTTCATCGCCGGGTGGATGGCGATGCTCGACTACCTCCTCATCCCCGCGGTCGCCTATCTCTTCTCCGGCATCGCGATGAACTCGCTGGTCCCCTCGGTGTCGCGGTGGGTGTGGACGGCGCTCGCCGTGCTCATCACCACGGCGCTGAACCTGTGGGGCGTACGGGCGGCCGCGCGGGTCGGCTTCGCGGTGCTCGCGATGGAGGTCGTGGTCCTGCTGGTCTTCGTGGTCGCGGCCGTCGTCGTGCTCGTCCAGGACGGGGCCCGGCGGGGCTGGCTCTCGCCGCTGACCGGTGACGGTTCGCAGGGCGCGTTCGCGCTGTCGGCGGTGGTCGGCGCGGTGTCGATCGCCGTCCTGTCCTATCTGGGCTTCGACGCGATCGCGACCTTCGCCGAGGAAGTGACGGGCGGCTCGGCGAAGGTCGCGCGCGCCGTGCTGATCTGTCTCGCGCTCGCGGGCTTCCTGTTCATCCTCCAGACGTACCTGGTGGCGCTCCTCGAGCCGCTGTCGTCGGCCGAGCTCGCGGCGGACCCGGCCAAGCAGGGGACGGCTTTCTACGACACGTCGGAGGCGGCCTCCGGAGTGTGGCTGTCCAAGCTGGTGGCGGTCAGCAAGGCGATCGGGGCGGCGTTCGCCGCGCTCGCGGGGCAGGCCGCGGCCGGACGGCTGCTGTTCGCCATGGCGCGGGACCGGCGGCTGCCCAAGGCCCTGTCCAGGACGGACTCAGGGACGCCGCGGATCGCGCTGCTGTGCGCGGCCGTGGTCACGATGGTCGCCGCGGTGTGGGCGGCCCGGCGGGACGACGGGATGGACCACCTGGTGTCGGTGGTCGACATCGGCGCGCTCACCGCGTTCCTGCTGCTGCACGCGAGCGTGGTGGGCTGGTTCGCGGTGCGCCAGCGCGACGCGGGGTTCAGCTGGTGGCGGCACATCCTCATCCCCGTCCTGGGCGCGGCGATCGTGGTGGCGGTCATCTGGGAGGCGGCCGGATCCGCGCAGGTGGTCGGCGCGATCTGGCTGGCGGTGGGCCTGGTGGTCCTCTTCGTACAGAGGCGCGGACGCCGCGAGCCGAGCGCCCCGTAA
- a CDS encoding DUF1707 SHOCT-like domain-containing protein — protein MDLEKRPSPPAPAATDAPGSLRASDADRDRTADILREALAEGRLTAEEHAERIEGVYGAKTMAELEPLVRDLPAAHGTAPAAARAADPAPARPSPGAVPPVADENLVAVLSSSVRKGRWRVGRRTHAYAIFGSVEIDLSEAIFEQRQVVIKAVSIFGSVEVRVPENVSLRGSGTGILGNFEVDTLDSAEQDAPVVFVDGFALLGNIEARPKRGRIVRDLHRQMRKHLGH, from the coding sequence GTGGACCTCGAAAAGCGCCCCTCGCCGCCCGCTCCCGCCGCAACCGACGCGCCGGGCTCGCTCCGCGCCTCCGACGCCGACAGGGACCGCACGGCGGACATCCTCCGCGAGGCCCTGGCCGAGGGCCGCCTCACCGCCGAGGAGCACGCGGAGCGGATCGAGGGGGTCTACGGCGCCAAGACCATGGCCGAGCTGGAGCCCTTGGTCAGGGACCTGCCCGCGGCGCACGGCACCGCGCCCGCCGCGGCGCGCGCCGCCGACCCCGCCCCCGCGAGGCCGTCGCCGGGCGCCGTCCCGCCGGTCGCCGACGAGAACCTGGTCGCGGTGCTCAGCAGCAGCGTCCGCAAGGGCCGCTGGCGCGTGGGCCGCCGCACGCACGCGTACGCGATCTTCGGCAGCGTCGAGATCGACCTGAGCGAGGCGATCTTCGAGCAGCGCCAGGTGGTCATCAAGGCGGTCTCGATCTTCGGTTCGGTCGAGGTCCGCGTCCCGGAGAACGTGTCGCTGCGCGGCAGCGGCACGGGCATCCTCGGGAACTTCGAGGTGGACACGCTCGACTCCGCCGAGCAGGACGCCCCGGTCGTCTTCGTCGACGGCTTCGCGCTCCTCGGCAACATCGAGGCGCGGCCCAAGCGCGGCAGGATCGTCCGCGATCTGCACCGGCAGATGCGCAAACACCTCGGTCACTGA
- the glpX gene encoding class II fructose-bisphosphatase, giving the protein MTEHHLPSELEVSPEAPDRNLALELVRVTEAAAMAAGRWVGRGDKNGADGAAVRAMRTLVSTVSMNGVVVIGEGEKDEAPMLFNGEHIGDGTGAEVDIAVDPIDGTTLTAKGQPNAIAVLAAADRGAMFDPSAVFYMDKLVTGPEAADYVDINAPASVNIRRVAKAKNSSPEDVTVMILDRPRHEGIVKEIRETGARIKFISDGDVAGSVMAVREGTGVDLLMGIGGTPEGIISACAIKCLGGVIQGKLWPQDDAERQRAIDAGHDLDRTLSTDDLVRGDNVFFVATGITDGELLQGVRYRAANASTSSLVMRSKSGTIRKIDSDHRLSKLRAYSAIDFDRAK; this is encoded by the coding sequence ATGACCGAGCATCATCTCCCCTCCGAGCTCGAGGTTTCTCCCGAGGCTCCCGACCGCAACCTCGCCCTCGAGCTGGTCCGGGTCACCGAGGCGGCCGCCATGGCCGCGGGCCGCTGGGTCGGCCGCGGCGACAAGAACGGCGCCGACGGCGCCGCCGTCCGGGCCATGCGGACCCTCGTCTCCACCGTCTCGATGAACGGCGTCGTCGTCATCGGCGAGGGCGAGAAGGACGAAGCCCCGATGCTCTTCAACGGGGAGCACATCGGCGACGGCACCGGCGCCGAGGTCGACATCGCCGTCGACCCGATCGACGGCACCACGCTGACCGCGAAGGGCCAGCCGAACGCCATCGCCGTGCTCGCCGCCGCCGACCGCGGCGCCATGTTCGACCCGTCGGCCGTCTTCTACATGGACAAGCTGGTCACGGGCCCCGAGGCCGCGGACTACGTCGACATCAACGCGCCCGCTTCGGTCAACATCCGCCGCGTCGCCAAGGCCAAGAACTCCTCGCCCGAGGACGTCACGGTCATGATCCTGGACCGCCCCCGGCACGAGGGCATCGTCAAGGAGATCCGCGAGACCGGTGCCCGCATCAAGTTCATCTCGGACGGCGACGTCGCGGGTTCGGTCATGGCCGTCCGCGAGGGCACCGGCGTCGACCTGCTCATGGGCATCGGCGGCACCCCCGAGGGCATCATCTCGGCCTGTGCGATCAAGTGCCTCGGCGGTGTGATCCAGGGCAAGCTGTGGCCGCAGGACGACGCCGAGCGCCAGCGCGCCATCGACGCGGGCCACGACCTGGACCGCACGCTCTCCACGGACGACCTCGTCCGCGGGGACAACGTCTTCTTCGTCGCGACCGGCATCACCGACGGCGAGCTGCTCCAGGGCGTGCGCTACCGCGCGGCGAACGCGTCGACGTCCTCGCTGGTCATGCGCTCCAAGTCGGGCACGATCCGCAAGATCGACTCCGATCACCGGCTGTCGAAGCTGCGCGCGTACAGCGCGATCGACTTCGACCGCGCCAAGTAG
- a CDS encoding exodeoxyribonuclease VII small subunit, translating into MTSTTDEAAGPADALGYEQARDELIEVVRRLEAGGTTLEESLALWERGEELSKICRRWLDGARARLDAALAAPEADGDPEDDADS; encoded by the coding sequence ATGACCAGCACAACGGACGAGGCCGCGGGCCCGGCGGACGCCCTCGGCTACGAGCAGGCGCGGGACGAACTCATCGAGGTGGTGCGCCGCCTGGAGGCCGGTGGCACGACCCTGGAGGAGTCGCTGGCCCTGTGGGAGCGCGGCGAGGAGCTGTCGAAGATCTGCCGCCGCTGGCTGGACGGCGCCCGCGCCCGCCTGGACGCGGCGCTCGCGGCTCCGGAGGCGGACGGCGACCCGGAGGACGACGCCGACTCCTGA
- a CDS encoding DUF4245 domain-containing protein, with translation MAGRQGNQTVKNMLWSLVVIALVAGVIYLFIPHDESKTPVERKDYRVELLTARRGAPYPVAAPEGLSKGWKATSVRYRGEEHNSWHLGFLDPDGEYVAIKQSTEKPAKFVEAVTKEAKRTKATEEIGGQEWQRYEGEAYDALVRTEKGATTVVLGTASFGQLTKMAESLKTS, from the coding sequence GTGGCAGGAAGACAAGGCAACCAGACCGTCAAGAACATGCTGTGGTCGTTGGTGGTGATCGCCCTCGTCGCGGGTGTGATCTACCTCTTCATCCCGCATGACGAGTCCAAGACCCCGGTCGAGCGGAAGGACTACCGCGTGGAGCTCCTGACGGCCCGCCGTGGCGCGCCCTATCCGGTGGCGGCGCCCGAGGGTCTCTCCAAGGGCTGGAAGGCGACGTCGGTGCGGTACAGGGGCGAGGAGCACAACAGCTGGCACCTCGGCTTCCTCGATCCGGACGGCGAGTACGTGGCGATCAAGCAGTCCACGGAGAAGCCGGCCAAGTTCGTCGAGGCCGTCACCAAGGAAGCCAAGCGCACCAAGGCCACCGAGGAGATCGGCGGCCAGGAGTGGCAGCGGTACGAGGGCGAGGCGTACGACGCCCTGGTGCGTACCGAGAAGGGCGCCACGACGGTCGTCCTCGGCACGGCGTCGTTCGGTCAGTTGACGAAGATGGCCGAGTCGCTGAAGACGTCCTGA
- a CDS encoding WhiB family transcriptional regulator — translation MLQPSHQSLQVAAVPADGVSPARAQSSAWGGVPVRDRNDDAPWHTEAVCRRDEAGLFFAPSKEPTAARLSREEAAKRVCARCPVMVECREHALLQPEPYGVWGGLTAAERRVVLARRRRRDLELKKAAHTAGIAAAG, via the coding sequence GTGCTGCAACCGTCGCATCAGTCCCTGCAGGTCGCCGCCGTGCCGGCCGATGGGGTGTCCCCTGCACGAGCGCAGTCGAGCGCTTGGGGAGGGGTGCCAGTGCGGGACAGGAACGATGACGCCCCATGGCACACGGAAGCCGTGTGCCGCCGAGACGAAGCCGGACTGTTCTTCGCACCGTCCAAGGAGCCGACCGCGGCCAGGCTCTCCCGCGAAGAGGCGGCGAAGCGCGTCTGCGCCCGCTGCCCCGTGATGGTCGAGTGCCGCGAGCACGCCCTGCTCCAGCCCGAGCCGTACGGGGTGTGGGGCGGCCTCACCGCCGCCGAGCGCCGCGTGGTCCTGGCCCGGCGCCGCAGGCGTGACCTGGAGCTGAAGAAGGCCGCCCACACGGCGGGAATCGCCGCCGCGGGGTAG
- a CDS encoding malonic semialdehyde reductase, with the protein MSLALDPAAQDLLFREARTANTFTDEPVSDEQVQAIYDLVKYGPTAFNQSPLRVTLVRSPEARERLVAHMAEGNRPKTATAPLVAILSADNEFHEELPALFPHFPQAKDAFFSERPVREQAAALNAGLQAAYFIVGVRAAGLAAGPMTGFDFAGVQKEFLDDDHTPLMVVNIGKPGDDAWFPRSPRLAYDDVVTTV; encoded by the coding sequence ATGTCTCTCGCCCTTGACCCCGCCGCCCAGGACCTGCTCTTCCGCGAGGCCCGCACCGCGAACACCTTCACCGACGAGCCGGTCTCCGACGAGCAGGTTCAGGCGATCTACGACCTGGTCAAGTACGGCCCGACCGCCTTCAACCAGTCGCCGCTGCGCGTCACCCTGGTCCGCTCGCCCGAGGCCCGCGAGCGCCTGGTCGCGCACATGGCCGAGGGCAACCGGCCGAAGACCGCCACCGCGCCGCTCGTCGCGATCCTCTCCGCCGACAACGAGTTCCACGAGGAGCTCCCGGCGCTGTTCCCGCACTTCCCGCAGGCCAAGGACGCCTTCTTCTCCGAGCGTCCGGTCCGCGAGCAGGCCGCCGCGCTCAACGCCGGCCTCCAGGCCGCGTACTTCATCGTCGGCGTGCGCGCCGCCGGCCTGGCCGCAGGCCCGATGACCGGCTTCGACTTCGCCGGTGTCCAGAAGGAGTTCCTGGACGACGACCACACCCCGCTGATGGTCGTCAACATCGGCAAGCCGGGCGACGACGCCTGGTTCCCGCGCTCCCCGCGCCTCGCCTACGACGACGTCGTCACGACCGTCTGA